Below is a window of Arabidopsis thaliana chromosome 2, partial sequence DNA.
AAGGAGAATCAAAAACACTTACATAGATCAGTCACATAATGCAGCTACCAAGACGATTTCGTTATCCCCATCAAAGCACCTTTAGATGCTAATCCACGGAAAACGATTCGAGAAACACGGAACAGCTCAGTCACAGAACGAGATCGACCAGTGAACACACATCTGTTCCTGATTCTCGCAAAGGCACTGTTTCTCGGCAATTTCGAGAGCTTATAACGATTCTTGTCTCGCATTTCGCTGGGAAGATCTGGATCTTTGCAAAACGCTTTGTATAGCTTTCTTCTCAGTTCAAATCTAGCCGCGAGCAATCTACGTCTGTGATCTGCACTGTTTCGCTTCACGCCTTGCTCTGTACCACTATGCTTTGGTCCCGATTTCATAAGCGTTGTCGTGAAATGTCTAGCTTGAATTTGACCGAGATTGTTCGCATGCTTGACCACCGATCGGGATAACAT
It encodes the following:
- the RPS14 gene encoding mitochondrial ribosomal protein S14 (mitochondrial ribosomal protein S14 (RPS14); CONTAINS InterPro DOMAIN/s: Ribosomal protein S14 (InterPro:IPR001209), Ribosomal protein S14, conserved site (InterPro:IPR018271); Has 6726 Blast hits to 6726 proteins in 2284 species: Archae - 0; Bacteria - 3988; Metazoa - 119; Fungi - 127; Plants - 631; Viruses - 0; Other Eukaryotes - 1861 (source: NCBI BLink).), coding for MASLRRVLLNVTSYCQRSLTQSSYSTSGMLSRSVVKHANNLGQIQARHFTTTLMKSGPKHSGTEQGVKRNSADHRRRLLAARFELRRKLYKAFCKDPDLPSEMRDKNRYKLSKLPRNSAFARIRNRCVFTGRSRSVTELFRVSRIVFRGLASKGALMGITKSSW